In Rhinopithecus roxellana isolate Shanxi Qingling chromosome 4, ASM756505v1, whole genome shotgun sequence, a single genomic region encodes these proteins:
- the SAPCD1 gene encoding suppressor APC domain-containing protein 1 — protein MGSQGSGGMPLVQVPYTVLLLPLGTSRQDPGAQSFFLWLRRMQALEREQDALWQGLELLQHGQAWFEDRLKEAQQQQLHLGALGENFLTDLHSEPGGPPLAQIQKVNICLQNLIHEKFSPSPLNKASSCTTQDSKERRRKQNLWRQQELSRQQKGVTQPKEEMAQRGCTSRPRGPTRV, from the exons ATGGGGAGCCAGGGCTCTGGCGGGATGCCCTTGGTGCAGGTTCCCTACACAGTCCTGCTGCTGCCGCTGGGAACAAGCCGCCAAGACCCGGGGGCCCAGAGCTTCTTCCTTTGG CTGCGGAGGATGCAGGCTCTGGAGAGAGAACAGGATGCCCTGTGGCAGGGGCTGGAGCTGCTACAGCATGGCCAGGCCTGGTTTGAAGACCGTCTGAAGGAGGCACAGCAACAGCAGCTGCATCTAGGGGCCCTTGGTGAG AATTTTCTAACAGATTTACACTCAGAGCCTGGTGGCCCTCCGTTAGCCCAGATTCAAAAGGTGAACATCTGTTTGCAGAATCTGATTCATGAGAAG TTCTCCCCAAGTCCACTGAACAAGGCTAGTTCCTGCACCACCCAGGATTCAAAGGAAAGACGAAGGAAGCAGAACTTGTGGCGGCAACAG GAGTTGTCAAGGCAGCAGAAAGGAGTCACCCAGCCAAAGGAGGAGATGGCTCAGCGGGGCTGCACCAGCAGGCCAAGAGGCCCTACCCGTGTCTAA